Proteins co-encoded in one Quercus robur chromosome 8, dhQueRobu3.1, whole genome shotgun sequence genomic window:
- the LOC126693914 gene encoding uncharacterized protein LOC126693914, producing the protein MDDPSDSIVETREELMVSSTGGNPTLRIAHFLTPTIKGPDFNLPPYFEPQKLPLRVSFWGWRCPQNIWKTWVEKMASLHQATWKKAGIYEAVLNSTYQIRRDNDLVFGFGERWCSETNTFIFRWGEATITLEDVMVLAGYSVFGDSVFCPVESEEQKEIENSLKESRREILRTRAKKACQSKWLKKFMDSGSEFEHEAFLSYWLSRYVLQNSSETIRECAFPIAIHLARGRKIALAPAVLASIYRDLSLFKEKMIASAKLVAFRDDKDCVLELSIVSPFHLVQIWVWERFLELRPNPNVIYNGDPIMAKWDKVNGSKIASVRSALDSCGESFLWRPYARAVNDFNFPKFYAAEKEKYISVGPGLDEELQSFARCLRVSELVGLGCIEQYLPHRVAMQFGMDQDLPGCVARKNETPNIAWNHYSMPIRKMELYVPSRHFKGYVTVRYLEWWKQSIISQKDASTGAVLQQGEGKNGTNNAYIPSKSSKKPHKAAKGKVKSDDLHVTPGFSNRFGVGQCNDEDGLTIAERMKFTDKHKNFSNIQGQQDGEAGNSFSHIECLSSSSSDSGPVRKLGKKDVAKGVVECQRDSNSSKGRIIGNDAPAPPGFLPKCNRVDAGDSDEEDELTQKQLLRSCNTNNGVGNGMSGNGKPLSSAKSHVLSSSTAEKGKVGKIKSLVDPVVKIMHGEAVMGNAGASIEVTNKSKEGSEEFSMESINGIEGERSSSCTLDHKPGLELEARISKLEKLVAELKAARFGYKFEKKSTKDGLSRP; encoded by the coding sequence ATGGATGACCCATCAGACTCCATTGTTGAAACCAGAGAAGAGCTCATGGTTTCATCCACTGGTGGAAACCCAACCCTCAGAATTGCCCATTTTCTCACACCCACTATCAAAGGTCCAGACTTTAACCTCCCACCATATTTTGAGCCACAAAAACTACCTCTGAGAGTCTCCTTCTGGGGCTGGCGATGCCCTCAGAATATTTGGAAAACATGGGTGGAAAAAATGGCTTCTTTGCACCAAGCTACATGGAAGAAAGCTGGTATATACGAAGCAGTCTTGAATTCCACATACCAAATCCGAAGAGACAATGATTTAGTATTTGGATTTGGAGAGAGATGGTGTTCTGAGACCAATACCTTCATATTTCGTTGGGGTGAAGCAACAATCACCTTGGAAGATGTAATGGTTTTGGCGGGCTACTCTGTTTTTGGAGACTCTGTTTTTTGCCCTGTTGAGTCGGAAGAACAAAAGGAGATAGAAAATAGTCTGAAAGAAAGCCGAAGAGAAATATTGAGGACTAGAGCTAAAAAGGCATGCCAATCCAAATGGTTGAAGAAATTCATGGACAGTGGTAGCGAATTTGAACACGAAGCATTTCTTTCATATTGGTTGTCTAGGTATGTTTTACAAAATTCTTCTGAAACAATTCGTGAGTGTGCCTTTCCAATTGCAATTCATCTAGCTAGAGGTAGAAAAATTGCACTTGCACCCGCGGTTCTTGCTAGCATTTATAGAGACTTGAGtttgtttaaagaaaaaatgattgcTTCAGCCAAATTAGTGGCTTTTAGAGATGATAAAGATTGTGTTTTAGAACTTAGCATTGTCTCGCCATTTCATTTAGTTCAGATTTGGGTTTGGGAGAGATTTTTAGAGTTGCGGCCAAACCCTAATGTGATCTATAATGGTGACCCGATAATGGCTAAATGGGACAAAGTAAATGGTTCAAAAATTGCGAGTGTGAGGTCGGCTTTAGACTCGTGTGGAGAGAGTTTTCTGTGGCGTCCTTACGCCAGGGCTGTTAATGACTTCAATTTTCCTAAGTTTTATGCagcagaaaaggaaaagtacaTATCAGTTGGTCCTGGTTTGGATGAGGAATTGCAGTCATTTGCTAGATGCCTAAGGGTTTCTGAGCTAGTTGGGCTTGGTTGTATAGAACAGTACCTTCCACATAGAGTAGCAATGCAATTTGGAATGGATCAAGATCTTCCAGGTTGTGTTGCTCGAAAAAATGAGACTCCAAATATTGCTTGGAATCATTATAGTATGCCAATACGTAAGATGGAATTATATGTTCCATCCCGGCATTTCAAGGGATATGTTACTGTCAGGTACTTGGAGTGGTGGAAGCAATCTATTATTAGTCAGAAAGATGCAAGTACTGGAGCTGTGTTACAACaaggagaaggaaagaatggGACCAACAATGCATATATTCCTTCAAAGAGCTCAAAAAAACCACATAAGGCGGCAAAAGGAAAGGTGAAAAGTGATGATCTTCATGTTACTCCTGGATTTTCTAATAGGTTTGGAGTGGGGCAATGTAATGACGAAGATGGGTTAACAATTGCAGAAAGGATGAAATTTACTGACAAGCATAAGAATTTTTCAAATATCCAGGGACAACAGGATGGTGAAGCTGGGAATTCATTTAGTCATATTGAAtgtctttcatcttcttcttcagatAGTGGGCCTGTTAGAAAATTGGGTAAGAAAGATGTAGCAAAGGGCGTTGTGGAGTGTCAAAGAGATTCAAATAGCTCAAAAGGGAGGATCATAGGTAACGATGCCCCTGCGCCGCCTGGTTTCCTTCCCAAATGTAATAGGGTTGATGCAGGGGACTCTGATGAGGAAGATGAATTAACACAGAAGCAACTATTGAGATCTTGTAATACTAATAATGGAGTTGGAAATGGAATGTCGGGTAATGGCAAACCTCTATCTAGTGCTAAATCTCATGTCTTATCATCATCAACAGCAGAAAAGGGAAAAGTTGGAAAGATTAAATCTCTGGTGGATCCTGTTGTAAAAATTATGCATGGTGAAGCTGTGATGGGGAATGCAGGAGCTTCTATCGAAGTTACAAACAAGAGTAAGGAAGGCAGTGAAGAATTCTCTATGGAAAGCATCAATGGTATTGAAGGTGAAAGAAGTAGCTCTTGTACACTTGATCATAAACCGGGGTTGGAACTTGAAGCACGGATAAGCAAGCTTGAGAAACTGGTTGCTGAGCTAAAAGCAGCAAGGTTTGGCTACAAGTTTGAgaaaaaatcaaccaaagatGGCCTCTCTCGCCCATAG
- the LOC126695885 gene encoding uncharacterized protein LOC126695885: MGGDPSRRNQSLYCTYHRDRGHTTEQCQVLKDHLGQLVKAGHLKDFVLNSGDRVVGHDIRQRGNPLPPPVGIIEVIHVAPEKLIVGRRKGMLTVVPVEGNLGLQSPGKKMKFAREPVSFDDGDLEGTIQPHDDALVVTARINGFLVKRVMID, translated from the coding sequence ATGGGCGGGGATCCATCTAGAAGGAATCAAAGTCTTTACTGCACTTATCATCGAGATAGGGGTCACACCACTGAACAATGCCAGGTATTAAAAGACCATCTCGGGCAGCTAGTCAAGGCCGGACACTTAAAGGATTTCGTGCTAAACTCGGGGGACAGAGTAGTAGGGCATGATATCCGGCAAAGGGGAAACCCTCTCCCACCCCCTGTGGGGATAATTGAAGTAATCCATGTTGCGCCGGAGAAACTCATTgtaggaagaagaaaaggaatgTTAACAGTAGTGCCGGTAGAAGGTAACCTGGGTCTACAGTCGCCAGGTAAAAAGATGAAGTTTGCACGGGAGCCTGTCTCGTTTGACGATGGTGATCTAGAGGGGACAATTCAGCCACATGATGACGCGTTAGTGGTCACGGCCAGGATAAATGGCTTCTTAGTAAAAAGGGTAATGATAGACTAG
- the LOC126695884 gene encoding serine/threonine-protein phosphatase 7 long form homolog — translation MVESEDAIFEEREELMLSPTGGNPTLRIAHFLKPSVVSTDELPSPFLSAEPTISELENLPMKVQFKGWQSPHVKWKMWVGNLHSKYQSMWKKAGIYEAIMCSKYSIFRQQDLVLGLAEKWCTKTNTFIFPWGEATITLEDMMALGGYSVLGDSVLSPLVTKEMEEIHEILLDALKKTATSGSIIASQHSWLEHFMGNGSKYEHEAFLSYWLSKFVFPMPHYRIEKRNFPLAIHLARGTQIALAPAVLSSVYTDLGLLKEKLFASKKLDYKEVLISAPFQLVQLWAWERFTTFRPTPISITPGEPRPARWHKVKLLGIENVRLAIDSAGEDFLWRPYAIALNHNWLFPKFYGDKEQWVSVDAALDKGLESYTRCLRACELVGVQSIQQYLPHRVAMQFGIDQDLPGHVARYSMNLSIAWSHYNRSIGDAKLYIPPRLFEADVTKRYFEWWRQSVSDQKDAIKNFVTRPQNSRIPQVYSGKMENYNVFVLPSSSVECHKVDIKDSVKKTNLLGTLSENKLAIDVKPLTVSLSQSISHSTADDGAPKKDSMIIPEPKVTPSEGSMGEAGKSVAGTTVRELGRSTKVALHVKHNDGENSNHCITEKPALELEARISRLERVVAELKAARAK, via the coding sequence ATGGTTGAATCAGAAGATGCCATCtttgaggagagagaagagCTCATGTTGTCACCAACTGGTGGAAATCCAACCCTCAGAATAGCCCATTTTCTAAAACCCTCTGTGGTCTCCACTGATGAACTTCCTTCACCTTTTCTCTCTGCTGAACCCACCATTTCTGAGCTTGAGAATTTGCCTATGAAGGTTCAGTTCAAAGGTTGGCAAAGTCCACATGTGAAGTGGAAAATGTGGGTCGGAAACTTGCATTCCAAGTACCAATCCATGTGGAAGAAAGCTGGAATATATGAAGCAATAATGTGCTCCAAATATTCAATCTTTAGACAACAAGATTTGGTTCTTGGTCTTGCTGAAAAATGGTGTACTAAGACCAACACATTCATCTTCCCTTGGGGAGAAGCCACTATTACTTTGGAAGATATGATGGCTTTAGGGGGCTACTCTGTTTTGGGTGACTCTGTTTTAAGCCCTCTTGTTACCAAAGAAATGGAAGAAATTCATGAGATCTTGCTTGACGCACTAAAAAAAACTGCGACAAGCGGTAGCATCATAGCCAGTCAGCATTCATGGCTAGAACATTTCATGGGGAATGGGAGCAAATATGAGCATGAAGCATTCCTCTCATATTGGTTGTCTAAGTTTGTCTTCCCAATGCCTCATTATCGTATTGAAAAGCGAAATTTTCCACTTGCAATACATTTGGCTAGAGGAACTCAAATTGCACTTGCGCCAGCAGTCCTGTCTAGTGTTTATACTGATTTGGGTTTGCtgaaagagaaattatttgcCTCAAAAAAATTGGATTATAAAGAGGTTCTTATTTCTGCGCCTTTTCAATTAGTCCAGCTTTGGGCTTGGGAGAGATTCACAACATTCCGGCCGACTCCTATATCCATCACACCAGGTGAGCCAAGGCCAGCTCGCTGGCACAAAGTGAAACTATTGGGTATTGAGAATGTGAGGTTGGCTATAGACTCTGCTGGAGAAGATTTTCTGTGGCGCCCTTATGCTATAGCATTGAATCATAATTGGTTGTTTCCTAAGTTCTATGGAGATAAAGAACAATGGGTGTCAGTTGATGCTGCGTTAGACAAAGGTTTGGAGTCTTATACTCGATGCTTAAGAGCATGTGAGCTTGTTGGAGTACAATCCATTCAACAGTACCTCCCACACCGAGTCGCAATGCAATTTGGAATTGATCAAGATCTTCCAGGTCATGTTGCTCGATACAGTATGAACCTGAGTATTGCTTGGAGCCATTACAATAGGTCAATTGGAGATGCAAAATTATACATACCACCACGCCTTTTTGAGGCAGATGTTACCAAGCGATACTTTGAGTGGTGGAGGCAATCAGTGTCTGATCAAAAGGATGCAATTAAGAATTTTGTTACCCGGCCTCAAAATTCAAGAATTCCCCAAGTTTATTCTGGAAAGATGGAAAATTACAATGTCTTTGTTCTGCCTAGTTCTTCTGTGGAATGCCATAAAGTGGACATAAAGGATTCTGTCAAGAAAACTAACCTCTTGGGAACTTTGAGTGAGAACAAACTGGCTATTGATGTTAAGCCTTTGACAGTCTCTTTATCTCAAAGTATATCACACTCAACGGCAGATGATGGAGCTCCTAAAAAGGACTCGATGATAATACCAGAGCCAAAGGTCACGCCGAGTGAAGGTTCAATGGGTGAAGCAGGGAAAAGTGTGGCAGGTACAACTGTGAGAGAACTGGGACGTTCAACCAAGGTTGCATTGCATGTCAAACATAATGATGGGGAAAACAGTAACCATTGCATAACTGAGAAGCCAGCATTGGAGCTTGAGGCTCGAATAAGCAGGCTTGAGAGAGTAGTTGCTGAGCTAAAAGCAGCAAGAGCTAAATAG